The following proteins are encoded in a genomic region of Prionailurus viverrinus isolate Anna chromosome E3, UM_Priviv_1.0, whole genome shotgun sequence:
- the RMI2 gene encoding recQ-mediated genome instability protein 2 gives MAAAAVGAADSFARGGPAAVRLPRSPPLKVLAEQLRRDAEGGPGAWRLSRAAAGREPLELVTVWMQGSVLAAGGGEARLRDPSGAFVVRGLERVPRGRPCLAPGKYVMVMGVVQACSPEPCLQAVKMTDLSDNPIHESMWELEVEDLHRNIP, from the exons ATGGCGGCGGCGGCTGTGGGGGCAGCGGACTCCTTCGCCCGCGGCGGCCCAGCGGCTGTACGGCTGCCGCGGTCGCCGCCGCTCAAGGTGCTGGCCGAGCAGCTGCGGCGCGACGCGGAGGGCGGCCCGGGCGCGTGGCGGCTGTcgcgggcggcggcgggccgCGAGCCGCTGGAGCTGGTGACCGTGTGGATGCAGGGCTCGGTGctggcggcgggcggcggcgagGCGCGGCTGCGGGACCCGAGCGGGGCCTTCGTGGTGCGCGGCCTAGAGCGGGTCCCGCGcgggcggccctgcctggccccag GAAAGTATGTGATGGTGATGGGAGTGGTCCAGGCGTGCAGCCCTGAGCCCTGCCTTCAGGCCGTGAAGATGACCGATCTTTCCGACAACCCCATCCACGAAAGCATGTGGGAACTGGAAGTGGAGGATTTACACAGGAATATTCCTTAG